A region of the Flintibacter sp. KGMB00164 genome:
CCTATATGAGAAAGAGGCCAAACGGCAGATGGAGCCGGCCAGCGTCACCAAGGTCATGACCTTGCTGCTCATCATGGAGGCGCTGGACAGCGGCCGCATCAACCAAGAGGACGTGGTCACCGTCTCTGCCCGGGCCTCCGGCATGGGAGGCTCCCAGGTCTATTTGAAGGAAGGCGAGCAGATGACGGTGGGAGAGCTCATCAAGTGCATCACCGTGGTCTCAGGCAATGACGCCACCGTGGCTATGGCGGAGTATCTGGCGGGAAGTGAGAGCGCCTTTGTCCAGCAGATGAACCAGCGGGCCCAGGAGCTGGGTATGGAGGATACCAACTTTGTCAACTGTACCGGACTGCCTGCGCCGGGCCATATGACCACGGCCTACGATATTGCCCTCATGTCCCGGGAGCTCATTCTCAACCATCCGGGCATCCGGGAGTACACCACCATCTGGATGGACTCCATCCGGGACGGGGCCTTCGGCCTGACCAATACCAACCGCTTGGTGCGTTTTTATGAGGGTGCTACCGGTTTGAAGACCGGCTCCACCGACTCGGCTCTGTACTGTATGTCAGCCACCGCGGAGCGGGACGGCATGGAGCTTATCGCCGTGGTGATGGCCGCTCCCACGGCGGCAGACCGCTTTGAGGATGCCAAGGCCATGCTGGATTACGGCTTTGGGGCGTATACACTTATGCAGGTGTATCCAGAAAGTCCTCTGGCGCCCATTCCGGTGCTGCTGGGTACGGTGGGGCAGATTCAGCCTGAGTTGGAGCGGGAATGCCGGGTGCTGGTGCGCAAGGGAGAAGAGGGAAGCGTTACCACCAAGCTGACCTTGGCTCAGGACCTGGAGGCCCCGGTGGAAGCGGGGCAGAAGGTGGGTGAACTGGAAATTTTGGTCAACGGAGAGACACGGGATACCCTGGCCATAATTTCCAGCCAGGAGGTGCAGCGGTTGACCACTGGCGGGATTTTTCAGCGGATGCTGCGCGGTCTGCTGATGGCAGAACAACGATAAAAAACCCCCTGGGGCGGAAGGTTTTTGGGCCTTTCGCCCCAGGGAAACAGGGGTGGGAACAAAATTCCAATTAACACCCTTTTGACTTGACGGTGTACAGACAGTGTTGTATAATTTATATAAATATCGGGGGTTCCGATTTAGAGAGGTTGTCGTTTTCGTTGGGAAAATAGCGAAAAAGACGAGATTGAGGTGATTACTATGGTCAAATATGATACAAAACTATCAGATTATGACCTGTTTTTGGAGCTGGAGGCCTTCTCAGAAGGCCGCAGTTGCCACGCGTGGAGATGCTTTGGCTCCCACCCGGGGCAGAAGGACGGCCAGGACGGATATGTGTTCCGTGTCTGGGCGCCCAATGCCAAGCAGGTTTGCGTCTTTGGTGATTTCAACGGATGGGATGAAAATGCCGCTCCGCTGGAAAAACTGGAAGGCGGAATCTGGCAGGGCTTTGTTCCTGGCTTAAAGCGTTTTGATACATATAAGTACGCGGTACACGGTGCCGACGGCAAGGTGGTGGCCAAGGCTGACCCCTATGCGTTCCACGCCGAGACCCGTCCGGGAAACGCCTCCAAGATCTATGATCTGGAGGAGTATCCCTGGGGAGATCAGGGCTGGCTGGACCACCGGGCGAAAAACGCCCCTTACCGTCGTCCCATGAATATTTATGAATGCCACCTGGGCTCCTGGCGGCGCACCGGGGAGGGGGAGTTCCTCTCCTACCGGGATACTGCCCAGTATCTGGTGCCCTATGTGAAAGAGATGGGCTACACCCATGTGGAGCTGCTCCCCGTGATGGAGCACCCCCTGGATGCCTCCTGGGGCTATCAGGTCACCGGTTACTTTGCCGCCACCAGCCGCTTCGGTACCCCTGATGATTTGAAGTACCTCATTGACCAGCTGCATCAGGCCGGCGTGGGTGTCATCCTGGACTGGGTGCCCGCCCACTTCCCACGGGACGCCTTTGGCCTGTACCACTTTGACGGCGGCCCCACCTATGAGTACGCCGACGCCCGTAAGGGCGAGCACCCCGACTGGGGTACCCAGGTCTTTGATCTGGGCCGCAGTGAGGTGCGTTCCTTCCTGTTTTCCAACGCCATGTTCTGGCTGGAGGAGTACCACGCCGACGGCCTTCGGGTAGATGCGGTGTCCTCCATGCTCTATCTGGACTATGGCCGGCAGGACGGGGCCTGGATGCCCAACATCCACGGCGGCAAGGAGAACCTGGAGGCCATCGAGTTCTTCCAGAAGCTGAATACCGCCATTTTTGCCGCCCATCCCGATGTGCTGATGATCGCCGAGGAGTCCACTGCCTGGCCCAAGGTGACCCATCCGGTGAGCGACGGCGGCCTGGGCTTCAACTTCAAGTGGAATATGGGCTGGATGAACGACATCTGCCATTACATCAAGCTGGACCCCTACTTCCGGCAGTTTAATCATCGGGATATCACCTTCTCCCTGATGTACGCCTTCTCGGAAAACTACATTCTGCCTCTGTCTCATGACGAAGTGGTCCATATGAAGGGCTCCTTCCTGGGCAAGATGCCTGGGGACAACGCGGAGAAATTCGCCGGTGTTCGGGCCTTCTATACCTACATGCTCACTCACCCCGGCAAGAAGCTCACCATCATGGGCACCGAGCTGGGTCAGTGGAACGAGTGGCACTATGAGTATTCGCTGGACTGGCACCTGCTCCAGTATGAGCCCCACCGCCAGATCCACCAGTTCTTCAAGGCGGCCAACGCCATGTACCTGGAACAGACCGCGCTTTGGGAGCAGGATGACTCCTGGCAGGGCTTCCAGTGGCTGTGTGCCGACGACAACACCGCCAATACTGTGGCCTTCCTGCGCTGGGACCGGGAAGGAAGACCCTTGGTGGTGGTGGCAAACTTCTCTCCCATCCATCGCAAGGGTTATCAGGTAGGTCTGCCCTTCCCGGGCACCTGGGCGCCGGTGTTCAACACCGATGCCGAGGAGTTCGGCGGCGCGGGCCTGGGCGACACCGCCCCCATCAAGAGTGTGGACATCCCCTGCCACGATCAGGAGCAGTCCATGACCATTGATCTGCCGCCCATGTCGGTGATGATCTATCGCTGCACCCGCCGCGCTCCCGTGCGCAAGAAGAAGGACAGCGAGAAGGCGGGAGAGAAGAAAACTTCGGGAAAGGTTAAGAAGCCGGAAGGCGCAAAGGACGCGGGGACCGCCGCCAAAAAGACCCAGGCGATCAAGACCGTGAAAAAGAAAGACGATCAGGCGTAAGCCTCTCGCCTGCGCTTCTTTCGCAGAAGGCGGACCTTTAAAATATAACAGAGGTGAATGAGAGTATGAAAAAAGAAGTCGTGGCCATGCTTTTGGCTGGCGGTCAGGGCAGCCGTCTGTATGCCCTTACCAGCCATGTGGCCAAGCCTGCCGTCCCTTTTGGCGGCAAGTACCGCATCATCGATTTTCCCCTGTCTAACTGCGTCAATTCCGGTATTGATACCGTTGGCGTGCTGACCCAGTACCGTCCTCTGGAGCTCAACAGCTACATTGGCTCCGGTCAGCCCTGGGACCTGGACCGGTCCGACGGCGGCGTGCACATCCTGCCCCCTTACATGCGTGAGGGCGACCAGGGGACCTGGTATAAGGGCACGGCCAACGCCATCTATCAGAATATCGGATTCCTGGATATGTATGATCCCGAGTATGTGGTCATCCTCTCCGGCGACCATATCTATAAGATGGACTACTCCGACATGGTGGACTTCCACAAGAAGACCCAGGCGGCCTGCACCATCTCCGTACTGGAGGTCACCCTGGAGGAGGCCACCCGCTTCGGCATCATGAACGTGGACGAGAACGATCAGGTCTACGAGTTTGAGGAGAAGCCAAAGCATCCCAAGAGCACTCTGGCCTCCATGGGCATCTATGTGTTCACCTGGAAGAAGCTGCGTCAGTACCTCATCGATGACGAGGCTGATCCCAACTCCTCCAACGACTTTGGTAAGAACATCATCCCCAACATGCTCGCTGCCGGCGAGAAGCTGATGACCTACCGCTTCCATGGCTACTGGAAGGACGTGGGCACCATCAACTCCCTGTGGGATGCCAACATGGATATGCTGGCCATCAACAGCGGCATCAGCATGTATGATAACAGCTGGCCCATCTATGCCCGTACTCCCGTCAAGCCTCCCCATGTCACCGGTCCTAACGCTCAGGTGTCTCACTCTCTGGTCACCGGCGGCTGCCGCGTGGACGGCGTGGTGGAGAACTCGGTGCTCTTCAACTCCGTCACCGTGGAGGAGGGAGCCGATATCCAGTACTCCATCCTGATGCCCGGCGCCGTGGTCAAGAAGGGCGCTGTAGTGTCCTATGCCATCGTGGCGGAGGGCGCGGTCATCGAGGAGGAGGCCACCGTGGGCGCGCCGCCCTCGGACGACCCCGATTGGGGCATTGCCGTGGTGGCCGGTGGAGTCACCGTTGGCCCCAAGGCCGTGATCAAACCCAGCGCTATGATTCGTGAAGATGTGAAAGGAGGTGAGCAGGCGTGAACGATCTGCACGGAATTGTCTTCGCTTGCCGCTCTGATGCCAATCTGGGGGAGCTGACCCGTCCCCGCAACACCTGCTCCCTGCCCTTCGGCGGCCGTTACCGCCTGATTGATTTCATGCTCTCCAACTACGTCAACGCCGGTATCCCCGACGTGGGCATTATTGTTCACCAGAGTTATCAGTCCCTGCTGGACCACGTGGGTTCCGGTAAGGATTGGGACCTGAGCCGCAAGCACGGCGGCCTGCGTATCCTGCCTCCCTTCGGCTATGCTGAGCGGGGCGGCGAGTATAAGGGCAACATGGACGCCCTGGCCGGTGTGGCTGACTACCTGGAGAATATCCGCCAGGATTACGTGATCCTGGCCTGGGGCGACATGGCGGTGAACCTGCCTGTGGCCGAGGTCTTCCAGCAGCACCTGGATTCCGGCGCCGATGTGACCATGGTCTGCACCCCCACCCTGAAGGGCGCTCCCCGCTTCTCCGAGTACGTGGAAGTGGACGAGACCGGCCGTGTCACCGACCTGTCGGTCCACCCTGTGGCCGCTGACAAGACTCTGGAGAGCCTGGAGGTCTACATCCTCTCCAAGAAGCTGCTCATGGATATGGTGGACTACTGCGCCGCCCATGACATCTACAATTTCAGCCGCGGTGTGCTCCAGCCCCGCCTGAAGACCCTGAAGCTCATGTCCTATGTGCATAAGGGTTATGTGGCCCGCTTCCAGTCGGTGAGCGGCTACTTTGAGCGCTCCATGGATCTGCTGGATCCTGAGGTGCGGGATGAGCTGTTCAACCCCGCCCGTCCCATCCGGACCAAGGACCGCTCCAACCCCTCTACTTACTATGGCCCCGAGGCCAAGTCCAACCACTCTCTGGTGGCCGACGGCTGCCGCATTGAGGGTGAGGTAGAGAATTCCATCATCTTCCGCGGCGTGACCATTGAAAAGGGCGCCCGGGTGTCCAACAGCGTGCTGATGCAGGGTACCGTGGTTAAGAGCGGCGCCTCGCTGGCTTACGTCATCGCGGACAAAAACGTTACCGTCAATCAGGACCGCATGCTGATGGGCCACTTTACCTATCCTCTGGCCATCGCGAAGGAATCGGTCGTGTAAGCTGAGTAAAACTCCATCACGCCGGGGGCCGGGCGGAGTACCGCCCGGCTTTCCGGGGATGGAGTTTGCTTGTTCTTAATATCTGGAACTGGGAAAGGGGAACTGATATGAAAATTTTGTTTGCCTCCTCCGAGGTGGCCCCGTTTATTAAAACCGGCGGTCTGGCCGATGTGGCCGGCTCTCTGCCCAAGGCTCTGGCCCAGGCGGGTCATGAGGTCAAGGTAATTCTCCCCCTGTACGAGGGCATCGGCGGCGAGTGGCGCAGCCAGATGACCTTCCTGAAGTATTTCAACGTCACCCTGTCCTGGCGGCAGGTTTACTGCGGCGTGTTCTCTCTGGAGCGCGACGGCGTGACCTACTGGTTCGTGGACAACGAGTACTATTTCAAGCGCTGGCAGCTCTACGGTCACTTCGATGACTGTGAGCGCTTCGCTTACTTCTCCCGGGCTGTCATCGAGACTCCCGGCCAGCTGGACTTCTGGCCCGACGTGATCCACTGCAACGACTGGCAGACCGCTCTGGTGCCCATCTATCTGCTGGAGGAGAAGTACCGTATTCCTCAGCTGGGCCGGGCCAAGAGCGTGTTCACCATCCACAACATCGAGTATCAGGGCCGCTACGGCGACCAGGTGCTGGAGGATGTCATCGGTCTGGACAAGAGCTACTTCAATGAGGGTATGCTGGCCTACCACGACGACGTGAATCTGATGAAGGGTGCCATCATGGCCTCTAACTTCGTCACCACCGTTTCTCCCACCTACGCCAATGAGCTGAAGATCCCCTTCTATGCCCACGGCATGGACGGTGTCATCAATCAGCAGAGCGGCAAGGTCCAGGGTATCCTCAACGGCATCGACATGGACCTGTACAACCCCGCCACCAACCCCGGTCTGGCCTCCAACTTTACCGCGGATGATCCCGTGGAGGGCAAGCTGGCCTGCAAGCTGGCTCTGCAGCGTGCAGTGGGCCTGCAGGAGAACGCAGATGTACCTATCATTGCCTGTATCTCCCGTCTGGTGGGCCACAAGGGCTTCTCCCTGGTCACCGACGTGCTCCACCAGATCATGGGCATGAACGTGCAGATGGTGGTGCTGGGCACCGGCGACTGGCAGTTTGAGGAGGCCTTCCGCAACGCCCAGCAGCAGTATCCCGGCCGTTTCTCCGCGCAGATCACCTATTCCGGACCTCTGTCCACCATGATCTACGCCGGCGCAGATCTGTTCCTCATGCCCTCGGTGAGCGAGCCCTGCGGCCTGAGCCAGATGATCGCCATGCGCTACGGCACTGTGCCCATCGTCCGGGAGACCGGCGGCCTGAAGGATACCGTGTTCCCCTATAACAAGTTCACCGGCGAGGGCCGCGGCTTTACCTTCACCGATATCAACGCCAATGACATGCTCTGGGTCATTCGCGAGGCCGTGGACCTCTATTACAACAATAAGGAAGCTTGGCGCGGCCTTCAGAAGGAAGGCATGACCGCCGACTTCAGCTGGGATCATTCGGCCCAGCAGTATCTGGATATCTATCAGCGCATCCAAGGTTAAGCAAGCAATTTGGTCAGCCGGGCGGACAGAAATGTCCGCCCGGCTTTTTGTCTGCATGCAGGAAAAAACACCGGTTTTCCACCGAATTTTGCACAAGCAAAATCACCGTTTCCAAGGCGGCAAACCCTTCTCCCATAAGCATTTCCGCCAAACTTTTCGGAATCGCTGGCATTTTTAGGGAAGGAGCGCTCTGCGCATTTGACGTGGATACTGGAGTATGGTAAAATATGTCCCGTGCCGCACCTGCGGCAGGAAAAATGCTATTAAGAATTTTGATACGGGAGGCAACATCATGGCTGAATATACTAAGGCCCAGCTTACCGAACTGATTATCGGGAAACTTCACCGCAATTTTGGACGGGACGTAGAAGACGCCACCCCTAACCATATGTTTAAGGCCTGTGCTCTGGTGCTGCGGGACATCATGTCCGGCCACCAGATGAATACCAGCAACCAGGTGTGGGAGGGCCAGGAGCGCCAGGTCCACTACCTGTCCCTGGAGTTCCTGATGGGCCGCTCTCTGGAGAAGAACGCCTACAACCTGGGCATTCTGGATACACTGAAGGAGGCTCTGGAGGGGCTGGGCTTCTCTGCCTCCGATCTGTTTGAGATCGAGCCCGATGCCGGTCTGGGCAACGGCGGCCTGGGCCGTCTGGCTGCCTGCTACCTGGACTCCATGACCACCCTGGAGATCCCCGCCACCGGCTATTCCATCTGCTATGAGCTGGGTATCTTCAAGCAGAAGATCGTAGACGGCAAGCAGGTGGAGCAGGCTGACAACTGGCTGGGCCTGGGTGACGCCTGGCTCATCCCCAAGATGGACGAGACCGAGGAGGTCCGGTTCGGCGGCAAGATCGTGGACCACTGGGATGACAAGGGCCACAACCACCCCGAGCATGTGGGCTACACCACCGTGCTGGCCATTCCCCGCGATATGGAGATCGCCGGCTACAAGACCAACCACACCAACGTGCTGCGCCTGTGGGACGCCAAGAGCCCGGTGCCCGTGGATATGTCCCTGTACTCCCGGGGCGAGTATCTGAAGGCGGTAGAGCAGCAGGCCATGGCCGAGGTTATTGCCAAGGTGCTGTATCCTGACGACAACCACTACGAGGGCAAGTCTTTGCGTCTGAAGCAGCAGTACTTCTTCGTTTCCGCCACCGTACAGTCCATCGTGCGCAAGCACCGCGCTCAGTACGGCACTCTGCGTAACTTCCATGAGAAGCACGTCATCCAGATCAACGACACCCATCCTACTCTGGTCATCCCCGAACTCATGCGCATCCTGCTGGACGTGGAGGGCTACAGCTGGGACGAGGCCTGGAATATTGTCACCCACACCGTGGCCTACACCAACCACACCGTGCTGGCCGAGGCTCTGGAGCGCTGGCCTCAGGGGCTCATCGAGACCCTGCTGCCCCGTATCTGGCAGATCCTCAAGGAGATCGCTGCCCGCTATCAGCGTCAGCTGGAGCAGCACTTCGGCGGCGATATGAACAAGGTCTCCAAGATGGCCATCATCTGGAACGGCGAGGTCCGCATGGCCAACCTGTGCATCTGCGCCTGCTATGCCGTCAACGGCGTGTCCGCGCTGCACTCTGAGATCCTGAAGAAGGACGTGTTCCACGACGCGTACACCATGCATCCCGAGCAGTTCAAGAACGTGACCAACGGCATTGACCACCGCCGCTGGCTGTCCCAGATCAACCCCAAGCTGGACGCTCTGGTGCGCGAGTGCACCGGCGGCGATGACTATCTCCTCCACCCCGATGCGATCCTGGGCCTGGAGAAGTACAAGAACGACAAGGCTGTTCTGGAGCGCCTGGAGGCCATCAAGAAGGAGAATAAGCGCCGCTTTGCCTCTTATCTGGCCCGGGAGAGCGGTGTCATGCTCAATACTGACGCCATCTTCGATGTTCAGGTCAAGCGTCTGCACGAGTATAAGCGTCAGCTGTTGAATGTGCTGCACATCGTACACCTCTATAATCAGCTGCGGGATAACCCCAACATGGAGTTTACTCCCCAGACCTTCCTGTTTGGCGCCAAGGCGGCTCCCGGCTACCATGTTGCCAAGCGGATCATCCAGCTTATCAACTCCCTGTCCGCTCAGATCAATGCCGATCCCATCTGCAAGGATAAGCTGCAGGTGGTCTTCCTGGAGAACTACCGTGTCTCCCTGGCTGAGAAGCTGATGCCCGCCAGCGAGCTCTCCGAGCAGATTTCCACTGCTGGCAAGGAGGCCAGCGGCACCGGCAACATGAAGTTCATGATGAACGGCGCGCTGACCATCGGTACCCTGGACGGTGCCAATGTGGAGATGCACCAGAAGCTGGGCGACGAGAACATCTTCCTGTTCGGTCTCACCGCCGACCAGGTGACCTCCATGAAGGCCAATGGCTATCATCC
Encoded here:
- a CDS encoding D-alanyl-D-alanine carboxypeptidase family protein; amino-acid sequence: MKRIGSLVLAVLLLTGTASAQEAAAQSPLELSAPSAVLMEKETGTILYEKEAKRQMEPASVTKVMTLLLIMEALDSGRINQEDVVTVSARASGMGGSQVYLKEGEQMTVGELIKCITVVSGNDATVAMAEYLAGSESAFVQQMNQRAQELGMEDTNFVNCTGLPAPGHMTTAYDIALMSRELILNHPGIREYTTIWMDSIRDGAFGLTNTNRLVRFYEGATGLKTGSTDSALYCMSATAERDGMELIAVVMAAPTAADRFEDAKAMLDYGFGAYTLMQVYPESPLAPIPVLLGTVGQIQPELERECRVLVRKGEEGSVTTKLTLAQDLEAPVEAGQKVGELEILVNGETRDTLAIISSQEVQRLTTGGIFQRMLRGLLMAEQR
- the glgB gene encoding 1,4-alpha-glucan branching protein GlgB, with product MVKYDTKLSDYDLFLELEAFSEGRSCHAWRCFGSHPGQKDGQDGYVFRVWAPNAKQVCVFGDFNGWDENAAPLEKLEGGIWQGFVPGLKRFDTYKYAVHGADGKVVAKADPYAFHAETRPGNASKIYDLEEYPWGDQGWLDHRAKNAPYRRPMNIYECHLGSWRRTGEGEFLSYRDTAQYLVPYVKEMGYTHVELLPVMEHPLDASWGYQVTGYFAATSRFGTPDDLKYLIDQLHQAGVGVILDWVPAHFPRDAFGLYHFDGGPTYEYADARKGEHPDWGTQVFDLGRSEVRSFLFSNAMFWLEEYHADGLRVDAVSSMLYLDYGRQDGAWMPNIHGGKENLEAIEFFQKLNTAIFAAHPDVLMIAEESTAWPKVTHPVSDGGLGFNFKWNMGWMNDICHYIKLDPYFRQFNHRDITFSLMYAFSENYILPLSHDEVVHMKGSFLGKMPGDNAEKFAGVRAFYTYMLTHPGKKLTIMGTELGQWNEWHYEYSLDWHLLQYEPHRQIHQFFKAANAMYLEQTALWEQDDSWQGFQWLCADDNTANTVAFLRWDREGRPLVVVANFSPIHRKGYQVGLPFPGTWAPVFNTDAEEFGGAGLGDTAPIKSVDIPCHDQEQSMTIDLPPMSVMIYRCTRRAPVRKKKDSEKAGEKKTSGKVKKPEGAKDAGTAAKKTQAIKTVKKKDDQA
- a CDS encoding glucose-1-phosphate adenylyltransferase, which encodes MKKEVVAMLLAGGQGSRLYALTSHVAKPAVPFGGKYRIIDFPLSNCVNSGIDTVGVLTQYRPLELNSYIGSGQPWDLDRSDGGVHILPPYMREGDQGTWYKGTANAIYQNIGFLDMYDPEYVVILSGDHIYKMDYSDMVDFHKKTQAACTISVLEVTLEEATRFGIMNVDENDQVYEFEEKPKHPKSTLASMGIYVFTWKKLRQYLIDDEADPNSSNDFGKNIIPNMLAAGEKLMTYRFHGYWKDVGTINSLWDANMDMLAINSGISMYDNSWPIYARTPVKPPHVTGPNAQVSHSLVTGGCRVDGVVENSVLFNSVTVEEGADIQYSILMPGAVVKKGAVVSYAIVAEGAVIEEEATVGAPPSDDPDWGIAVVAGGVTVGPKAVIKPSAMIREDVKGGEQA
- the glgD gene encoding glucose-1-phosphate adenylyltransferase subunit GlgD is translated as MNDLHGIVFACRSDANLGELTRPRNTCSLPFGGRYRLIDFMLSNYVNAGIPDVGIIVHQSYQSLLDHVGSGKDWDLSRKHGGLRILPPFGYAERGGEYKGNMDALAGVADYLENIRQDYVILAWGDMAVNLPVAEVFQQHLDSGADVTMVCTPTLKGAPRFSEYVEVDETGRVTDLSVHPVAADKTLESLEVYILSKKLLMDMVDYCAAHDIYNFSRGVLQPRLKTLKLMSYVHKGYVARFQSVSGYFERSMDLLDPEVRDELFNPARPIRTKDRSNPSTYYGPEAKSNHSLVADGCRIEGEVENSIIFRGVTIEKGARVSNSVLMQGTVVKSGASLAYVIADKNVTVNQDRMLMGHFTYPLAIAKESVV
- the glgA gene encoding glycogen synthase GlgA codes for the protein MKILFASSEVAPFIKTGGLADVAGSLPKALAQAGHEVKVILPLYEGIGGEWRSQMTFLKYFNVTLSWRQVYCGVFSLERDGVTYWFVDNEYYFKRWQLYGHFDDCERFAYFSRAVIETPGQLDFWPDVIHCNDWQTALVPIYLLEEKYRIPQLGRAKSVFTIHNIEYQGRYGDQVLEDVIGLDKSYFNEGMLAYHDDVNLMKGAIMASNFVTTVSPTYANELKIPFYAHGMDGVINQQSGKVQGILNGIDMDLYNPATNPGLASNFTADDPVEGKLACKLALQRAVGLQENADVPIIACISRLVGHKGFSLVTDVLHQIMGMNVQMVVLGTGDWQFEEAFRNAQQQYPGRFSAQITYSGPLSTMIYAGADLFLMPSVSEPCGLSQMIAMRYGTVPIVRETGGLKDTVFPYNKFTGEGRGFTFTDINANDMLWVIREAVDLYYNNKEAWRGLQKEGMTADFSWDHSAQQYLDIYQRIQG
- a CDS encoding glycogen/starch/alpha-glucan phosphorylase, with the protein product MAEYTKAQLTELIIGKLHRNFGRDVEDATPNHMFKACALVLRDIMSGHQMNTSNQVWEGQERQVHYLSLEFLMGRSLEKNAYNLGILDTLKEALEGLGFSASDLFEIEPDAGLGNGGLGRLAACYLDSMTTLEIPATGYSICYELGIFKQKIVDGKQVEQADNWLGLGDAWLIPKMDETEEVRFGGKIVDHWDDKGHNHPEHVGYTTVLAIPRDMEIAGYKTNHTNVLRLWDAKSPVPVDMSLYSRGEYLKAVEQQAMAEVIAKVLYPDDNHYEGKSLRLKQQYFFVSATVQSIVRKHRAQYGTLRNFHEKHVIQINDTHPTLVIPELMRILLDVEGYSWDEAWNIVTHTVAYTNHTVLAEALERWPQGLIETLLPRIWQILKEIAARYQRQLEQHFGGDMNKVSKMAIIWNGEVRMANLCICACYAVNGVSALHSEILKKDVFHDAYTMHPEQFKNVTNGIDHRRWLSQINPKLDALVRECTGGDDYLLHPDAILGLEKYKNDKAVLERLEAIKKENKRRFASYLARESGVMLNTDAIFDVQVKRLHEYKRQLLNVLHIVHLYNQLRDNPNMEFTPQTFLFGAKAAPGYHVAKRIIQLINSLSAQINADPICKDKLQVVFLENYRVSLAEKLMPASELSEQISTAGKEASGTGNMKFMMNGALTIGTLDGANVEMHQKLGDENIFLFGLTADQVTSMKANGYHPQDYYHQNGDLKRVIDQISAGFADKESYADLMDRLLRSAGGSPADDYMLLADFDSYRQAHCRALETYADQQRWNQMSLINIARSGIFAADRSIRDYARDIWHVPTRD